The genomic region AACGCATCAGGCTGATGGAGATTGTGCAGATTGCACTTCATGGAAGTTCGTCAAGTCGCTGGCAAACGATAGAGCGGCAGTAATGTCTTCTTTTTTGAGTGAGGGATAATCTTCCAACAATTCCTCTTGGCTAGCTCCGCTGGCAAGGGCGTCTAACAATTGCGACACAATGATCCGGGTGCCTGCGATGACTGGCTTTCCATGACACACATTAGGATCAATTGATATATTTGGATGCTGAACCAAGTTCATAATTACAAACACCTTATGTCGTTATGAGGAAATTATACCACAAAAAGAGTTGAAATCCTTAATTGATTCTGCTGCACAATGGCTGACCGCGTCGCGGCCTTGCCCTTACTTTTTGAATTGTATTTTTGGGGAGGGCGAGGCTCCCGCCGAGCCGAGTTGAAATGAAATGTTTTCACGTTCTCGCGGCTCACCAGGAGGTTCGCCCTCCCCAAGTTGCAGTATTATCATCCTGGGTATCCAGATTCAGACGATTTCATCCTCAAGGGCTGCCCGCTACGCGGCCTTGGCTCGCCACCCAGCCAGCCAAGCAAAATTCCTATTGAATATTTACATGCCTTGCATTATAATGATTTAAAAAGGAGAAAATGCAATGTCATTAATAGATGAATCAGAAATGGAAGATTTTCATAATGAAATAGTACGAGCAGGTTATCAAGTGAATGACTTTGACTTAATCCCTAATGACAAGACAATTTATTCAGGTGACTTCTATACCCCAACTGGAACAGTAAAAATCATTAGAAAAAGTACGGAAATTGATAAAGTTTATCCAGCAGGCAATGCAACATCATGGGCAGCCGACTTTGCAGAAGATTTAAAAAATAAATTCTATGATTAATACACCAATAACTGTGATCAAGTAGCATGTCAAATAATCCTAAAAAACACCACTATATACCAAAATTTATTTTAGATAACTTTACAGATAAAAACGGCTATATACATTTCTCAAAAACCGGTATTTCAAAGTCTGTAGAAAAA from Candidatus Hinthialibacter antarcticus harbors:
- a CDS encoding DUF433 domain-containing protein, which codes for MNLVQHPNISIDPNVCHGKPVIAGTRIIVSQLLDALASGASQEELLEDYPSLKKEDITAALSFASDLTNFHEVQSAQSPSA